One region of Athene noctua chromosome 18, bAthNoc1.hap1.1, whole genome shotgun sequence genomic DNA includes:
- the LOC141967868 gene encoding forkhead box protein J1-B-like, giving the protein MAEGWLSCQRAGKFKRQLDGMEDSDELDDSLTSLMWLQDFSIKNTSMGKSSCCPSGPGPLDGHGIHSFAAPCSPLAADPACMGMPYTPCKPISSSTSRAAQYVMATHPQLTDDVDYKTNPHVKPPYSYATLICMAMEASDKPHITLSAIYKWITDNFCYFRHADPTWQNSIRHNLSLNKCFIKVPREKGEPGKGGFWKLDPQYADRLKNGASKKRRMTPVQLNPAFAERAQPEDQCVASPAASAPASNNILNINMESQQLLKELEGVTIELNLNPAGHKRKQPSLQQVAKVPRLSNSALLSQDEQPDLGSLKGNFDWEAIFDTNLNGEFSLFEDLELTPPDNPTTVNLDLTADGQHGDCAQDQDQVLTEPNQNNLDFGEAFMATSLLQHPWSEETEDDLSNSVNIEQLFDLSDASLPAGGSDWSSLASLI; this is encoded by the exons ATGGCTGAGGGGTGGCTGAGCTGCCAGCGGGCAGGAAAGTTTAAAAGGCAGTTGGATGGCATGGAGGACTCAGATGAACTGGATGACAGCCTAACCAGCCTCATGTGGCTGCAGGACTTCTCAATAAAGAACACCAGCATGGGGAAGTCCTCTTGCTGCCCCAGTGGCCCAGGTCCCCTCGATGGTCACGGCATCCACAGCTTTGCCGCCCCATGTTCACCCCTGGCTGCTGACCCGGCGTGTATGGGCATGCCCTACACTCCCTGCAagcccatctcctcctccacCTCAAGGGCAGCACAATACGTCATGGCCACACACCCCCAGCTCACGGATGACGTGGACTACAAGACCAACCCGCACGTCAAGCCCCCCTACTCCTACGCCACCCTCATCTGCATGGCGATGGAAGCCAGCGATAAGCCCCACATCACACTCTCTGCCATCTACAAGTGGATTACTGACAACTTCTGCTATTTCCGACACGCCGATCCCACCTGGCAG AATTCCATCCGGCACAACCTGTCCTTAAACAAGTGCTTCATCAAGGTACCTCGGGAGAAGGGCGAGCCAGGGAAAGGTGGCTTTTGGAAGCTGGACCCCCAATACGCTGACCGGCTCAAGAATGGTGCCTCCAAAAAGCGGCGAATGACCCCCGTGCAGCTCAATCCGGCCTTCGCCGAAAGAGCCCAGCCAGAAGATCAGTGTGTCGCCAGCCCAGCTGCTTCGGCTCCCGCCTCCAATAACATCCTCAACATAAACATGGAGTcgcagcagctgctgaaagagttAGAAGGAGTCACCATCGAACTGAACCTCAATCCAGCAGGGCACAAGCGCAAGCAGCCCTCACTCCAGCAAGTGGCTAAGGTGCCTCGGCTTTCCAACTCTGCCTTGCTGAGCCAGGATGAGCAGCCTGACTTAGGATCACTGAAAGGGAACTTTGACTGGGAAGCCATCTTTGACACCAACCTGAATGGTGAATTCTCCCTTTTTGAGGATCTGGAGCTCACACCTCCAGACAACCCCACAACAGTCAACCTGGACTTGACAGCAGATGGGCAGCACGGGGACTGTGCCCAGGACCAGGATCAGGTCCTCACCGAACCCAACCAGAACAATCTGGACTTTGGTGAAGCCTTTATGGCCACTTCCCTCTTACAGCATCCCTGGTCTGAAGAGACAGAGGATGACCTCTCCAACTCTGTCAACATTGAGCAGTTGTTTGACCTCAGCGATGCCTCTTTGCCAGCAGGTGGGAGTGACTGGAGCAGTCTGGCATCTCTCATCTAA